The following coding sequences are from one Stigmatopora nigra isolate UIUO_SnigA chromosome 10, RoL_Snig_1.1, whole genome shotgun sequence window:
- the LOC144202653 gene encoding keratin, type II cytoskeletal 8-like, whose protein sequence is MYRKSYSISGGTSSSRRSLAGTQSGLTIKRSAYNLGSGASNYGGGAGTASGLGYNMSYSSGSMLGGGGGHYGGGMSAPITAVTINSGLLAPISLDIDPNIQAVRTQEKEQIKTLNNRFASFIDKVRFLEQQNKMLETKWSLLQDQTTTRSNIDAMFEAYIANLRRQLDGLGNEKVKLDGELKNMQLQVEDFKRKYEDEINKRTAAENEFVVLKKDVDSAYMNKVELEAKCDALQDEINFLRAVYEAELRELQSQIKDTSVIVEMDNSRSLDMDSIVAEVRAQYEDIANRSKADAESWYKQKYEEMQSSAGQYGDDLRSTKAEIAELNRMIARLQNEIEAVKAQRAGLEAQIAEAEERGELAVKDAKLRIKDLEEALQRAKQDMARQVREYQELMNVKMALDIEIATYRKLLEGEEYRLSSGPTSATIHVQQSSSGYSSGAGSGVSGFGYGGSSSSFGGSISGGYGSTVTKSTISSSSSRRFQ, encoded by the exons ATGTACAGAAAATCCTATTCAATTTCAGGCGGAACCAGCAGCTCTAGGAGATCCCTTGCGGGAACCCAGTCGGGCTTAACCATCAAGAGATCCGCCTACAATCTCGGGTCCGGTGCTAGTAACTATGGAGGTGGTGCTGGCACAGCTTCTGGCCTAGGTTATAACATGTCCTACAGCAGTGGGTCAATgctcggtggtggtggtggtcattATGGAGGAGGAATGTCTGCCCCAATCACGGCAGTCACTATCAACTCGGGTCTTCTGGCACCCATAAGTCTGGATATTGACCCCAACATCCAGGCTGTTCGTACCCAGGAAAAGGAGCAGATCAAGACCCTCAACAACCGATTCGCTTCCTTCATTGACAAG GTCCGTTTCCTGGAGCAGCAGAACAAGATGCTGGAGACCAAATGGAGCCTCCTGCAGGACCAGACCACCACCCGCTCAAACATCGACGCCATGTTCGAAGCCTACATCGCCAACCTGCGTAGGCAACTCGATGGGCTCGGCAACGAGAAAGTCAAACTGGACGGAGAACTGAAGAACATGCAGCTCCAAGTGGAGGACTTCAAGAGAAA GTACGAAGATGAAATTAACAAGCGCACAGCAGCAGAGAATGAGTTTGTCGTCTTGAAGAAG GATGTTGACAGCGCCTACATGAACAAGGTGGAGCTGGAAGCTAAATGCGATGCTCTTCAGGATGAAATCAACTTCCTCAGAGCGGTCTATGAGGCT GAGCTTCGGGAACTGCAGTCCCAGATCAAGGACACCTCCGTCATTGTGGAGATGGACAACAGCCGCAGCCTGGATATGGACTCAATTGTGGCTGAAGTGCGTGCTCAGTATGAGGATATCGCCAACCGCAGCAAGGCCGATGCCGAATCCTGGTACAAGCAGAAG TACGAGGAGATGCAGAGCTCAGCTGGACAGTACGGTGATGACCTTCGCTCAACCAAGGCTGAAATTGCTGAGTTGAACCGCATGATTGCCCGTCTCCAGAATGAAATTGAAGCTGTCAAGGCACAG AGGGCAGGTCTTGAGGCACAGATTGCAGAGGCTGAGGAGCGCGGTGAGTTGGCAGTGAAGGATGCCAAGCTCCGCATCAAGGATCTGGAGGAAGCTCTTCAGAGAGCCAAGCAGGACATGGCCCGCCAGGTGCGCGAATACCAGGAACTGATGAACGTCAAGATGGCCCTGGACATTGAAATCGCCACCTACAGGAAGCTGCTGGAAGGAGAGGAGTACAG ACTGTCCTCCGGACCCACCAGTGCAACCATCCACGTGCAGCAGTCTTCAAGCG GATACTCCAGCGGAGCCGGTTCAGGCGTGTCTGGATTTGGCTATGGTGGTTCCAGCAGCAGCTTTGGCGGGAGCATCTCTGGTGGTTATGGTAGTACAGTCACCAAGTCCACAATTTCCTCATCCAGTTCCAGAAGATTCCAGTAA